A part of Melittangium boletus DSM 14713 genomic DNA contains:
- a CDS encoding acyl-CoA dehydrogenase family protein — MKDAEAKKVLDAVRDLAPVIASRAVDIESERRLPVDLLDQLKQAGLFRMFVPRSHGGHEVDLRAGMEILETLARADAATGWTTMIGSETPHLFSLLSRERFDALYSGGPDVIVAGGFNAQGQAAVEEGGYRVTGRWGFASGCQHADWLFGNCVVHAEGQPLPGLAEGTSRTRAMLLRPDAVHILDTWNALGLKGTGSHDIEVREAFCPEESSFDIFFGTPHVRGAGLVAPLLHFALHMAAVSLGIAQGALDDVVKLVGTGKRRMYARVPLSESPVFQLHLGRADTSVRAARALLRDLSDEFWAACEGDFAAIPALAPRVSAALAWVAETAAEVVGTCYQAGGASSLQDGSSLQRRFRDIHTFRQHAAAAEGWFGQAGAALVGQPTGLWT, encoded by the coding sequence ATGAAGGACGCGGAGGCGAAGAAGGTGCTGGACGCCGTGCGGGACCTGGCTCCGGTGATTGCATCCCGGGCGGTGGACATCGAGTCGGAGCGACGGCTACCGGTGGACCTGCTCGACCAGCTCAAGCAGGCGGGCCTCTTCCGGATGTTCGTGCCTCGGAGCCACGGGGGGCACGAGGTGGACCTTCGCGCCGGCATGGAGATCCTCGAGACGCTCGCCCGGGCGGACGCGGCCACGGGCTGGACGACGATGATCGGCTCGGAGACCCCGCATCTCTTCTCGCTCCTGTCGCGCGAGCGCTTCGACGCCCTCTACTCGGGCGGACCGGACGTCATCGTGGCCGGTGGCTTCAACGCGCAAGGACAGGCCGCGGTGGAGGAGGGGGGCTATCGCGTCACCGGGCGTTGGGGCTTCGCCAGTGGTTGCCAGCACGCGGACTGGCTCTTCGGCAACTGCGTCGTCCACGCGGAGGGCCAACCGCTCCCGGGGCTCGCCGAGGGCACGTCTCGGACGCGGGCCATGCTCCTGCGGCCCGACGCGGTGCACATCCTCGACACCTGGAACGCGCTCGGGCTCAAGGGCACGGGCAGCCATGACATCGAGGTGCGCGAGGCCTTCTGCCCCGAGGAGAGCTCCTTCGACATCTTCTTCGGTACACCCCATGTGCGGGGCGCGGGTCTGGTCGCGCCCCTGCTGCACTTCGCGCTTCACATGGCGGCGGTGTCGCTGGGCATCGCCCAGGGCGCGCTGGATGACGTGGTGAAGCTCGTCGGGACGGGCAAGCGGCGGATGTACGCCCGCGTTCCGCTCTCCGAGTCCCCCGTCTTCCAGCTGCACCTCGGCCGCGCGGATACGAGCGTGCGGGCGGCCCGGGCGCTCCTGCGCGATCTCTCCGATGAATTCTGGGCCGCGTGCGAGGGCGACTTCGCGGCCATTCCGGCGCTGGCGCCGCGCGTCTCGGCCGCCCTGGCCTGGGTGGCGGAGACGGCGGCCGAGGTCGTGGGCACCTGCTACCAGGCGGGCGGTGCCAGCTCGCTCCAGGACGGCTCGTCGCTGCAACGGCGCTTCCGGGACATCCACACCTTCCGCCAGCACGCGGCCGCCGCCGAGGGGTGGTTCGGTCAGGCCGGGGCGGCCCTGGTTGGCCAGCCCACGGGACTCTGGACCTGA
- a CDS encoding GH92 family glycosyl hydrolase, translated as MRFEIGLSLALCAMAPGGRVEAAERTSAYDAVDPFIGTGGAGHTFPGAVAPFGMVQLSPDTDIRPFKQSYDWAAGYRHGDPTILGFSHTHFSGAGHSDLGDVLLVPFTGEARLDPGEVDQPGSGYRSRFSHDGEVSKPGYYAVTLSDSQVRAELTAGVRTGMHRYAYPKGGSAGVLMDLRSSIYNYPGKVLWSRVRVAPDGTVTGFRQTRGWAPGRKLFFALRFNRKMTAHALYDREEGIPYKGFRQPGRTPADKAQLEGRALEAVFEFGPLDGPLIAKVAISAVSEDNALLNLQSEQAGFDFDALRAQTRRAWEQALSAVDITAPAPMRTSVYTALYHSLIAPGVFADADGRYRGPDDQVHAAEGFTFHSTFSLWDTFRAEHPLLTLIQPPQRNNDIIRSLIASRKHSPHGILPVWQFHGLETWTMIGYHSVPVIADAYLKGIRGFDAQAALDAMVQSATYAPYGGLGDYMALGYVPIDKEPEAASKTVEYAYDDWTIARMARAMGKTDIAKTFEARAAHWRNTFDAETGFIRARKADGAFRTPFDPTAINYGSDYTEGNAWQYSWFVPQDLGGLIAAMGGDEAVVKKLDAMFEYDNSKLDYSHAEDIAGLIGQYIHGNEPSHHVAYLYNYAGAPWRTQARLKQIVDSQYKPTPDGLSGNDDLGQMSAWLVFTSLGFYPVTPGSNEYVIGRPFVERAVLNLPRGKRFTVTAEGLSEAHPYVGKVSLNGKPLTRGFLRHEEIVAGGELRFVMQAEPNTSWAVKPAERPMTTTPYAP; from the coding sequence ATGCGTTTCGAGATCGGATTGTCCCTGGCCCTCTGTGCCATGGCTCCAGGGGGGCGGGTGGAGGCGGCGGAGCGCACCTCGGCCTATGACGCGGTGGACCCCTTCATCGGCACGGGAGGCGCGGGCCATACCTTTCCCGGCGCGGTGGCGCCCTTCGGCATGGTGCAGTTGAGCCCCGACACCGACATCCGGCCCTTCAAGCAGAGCTACGACTGGGCCGCGGGCTACCGCCATGGGGATCCGACCATCCTGGGCTTCTCGCACACCCATTTCTCGGGGGCGGGCCACTCGGATCTCGGGGACGTGCTGCTGGTGCCGTTCACGGGCGAGGCCCGGTTGGATCCGGGCGAGGTGGATCAACCCGGCTCCGGCTACCGCTCCCGGTTCAGCCATGACGGCGAGGTCTCCAAGCCGGGCTACTACGCCGTCACGCTGTCCGACAGCCAGGTGCGCGCCGAGCTCACGGCGGGCGTGCGCACGGGCATGCATCGCTACGCGTACCCGAAGGGGGGCTCGGCGGGCGTGCTGATGGATCTGCGCTCGTCCATCTACAACTACCCCGGCAAGGTCCTGTGGTCGCGCGTGCGGGTCGCCCCCGATGGGACGGTGACCGGCTTCCGCCAGACCCGGGGGTGGGCACCGGGGCGCAAGCTGTTCTTCGCCCTCCGCTTCAACCGGAAGATGACCGCGCATGCCCTGTACGACCGAGAGGAGGGCATTCCCTATAAGGGCTTCCGTCAGCCGGGACGCACGCCCGCGGACAAGGCCCAGCTCGAGGGCCGCGCCCTGGAGGCGGTTTTCGAGTTCGGTCCCCTCGATGGGCCGCTGATCGCCAAGGTCGCCATCTCGGCGGTCAGCGAGGACAACGCGCTGCTCAACCTCCAGAGCGAGCAGGCCGGCTTCGACTTCGACGCGCTGCGGGCCCAGACCCGCCGGGCCTGGGAGCAGGCGTTGTCGGCGGTGGACATCACCGCCCCCGCGCCCATGCGCACGAGCGTCTACACCGCGCTCTACCACTCGCTGATCGCTCCGGGCGTGTTCGCGGACGCGGACGGCCGTTATCGCGGACCGGACGATCAGGTGCATGCGGCGGAGGGCTTCACCTTCCACTCGACCTTCTCGCTGTGGGACACCTTCCGCGCCGAGCATCCGCTGCTCACGCTCATCCAGCCGCCCCAGCGCAACAACGACATCATCCGCTCGCTGATCGCCTCGCGGAAGCACAGCCCCCACGGCATCCTCCCGGTGTGGCAGTTCCACGGGCTCGAGACGTGGACGATGATCGGCTACCACTCCGTTCCGGTCATCGCCGATGCCTACCTCAAGGGCATCCGGGGCTTCGACGCCCAGGCGGCCCTGGACGCCATGGTCCAGAGCGCCACCTACGCGCCCTACGGCGGCCTGGGCGACTACATGGCGCTGGGCTACGTGCCCATCGACAAGGAGCCGGAGGCCGCGTCCAAGACCGTCGAGTACGCCTATGACGATTGGACGATCGCCCGCATGGCCCGCGCGATGGGCAAGACGGACATCGCGAAGACCTTCGAGGCCCGCGCCGCCCACTGGCGCAACACCTTCGACGCCGAGACGGGCTTCATACGCGCCCGCAAGGCCGATGGGGCCTTCCGCACGCCGTTCGATCCGACCGCGATCAACTACGGCAGCGACTACACCGAGGGCAACGCCTGGCAGTATTCGTGGTTCGTGCCCCAGGACCTGGGTGGGCTCATCGCGGCCATGGGCGGCGACGAGGCCGTGGTGAAGAAGCTCGACGCCATGTTCGAGTACGACAACTCCAAGCTCGACTACTCCCACGCCGAGGACATCGCCGGACTGATCGGCCAGTACATCCACGGCAACGAGCCCAGCCACCACGTGGCCTACCTGTACAACTACGCGGGCGCGCCGTGGCGCACCCAGGCGAGGCTCAAGCAGATCGTGGACAGCCAGTACAAGCCCACGCCGGACGGGTTGTCGGGCAACGATGACCTGGGCCAGATGTCGGCCTGGCTGGTGTTCACGTCCCTGGGCTTCTATCCCGTCACGCCGGGCTCGAACGAGTACGTCATCGGCCGCCCGTTCGTGGAGCGCGCGGTGCTGAACCTGCCTCGGGGCAAGCGCTTCACCGTGACGGCGGAGGGCCTGTCGGAGGCCCATCCGTACGTGGGCAAGGTGTCGCTCAACGGCAAGCCCCTGACGCGCGGCTTCCTCCGGCACGAGGAGATCGTCGCCGGAGGCGAGCTGCGCTTCGTGATGCAGGCCGAGCCGAATACCTCCTGGGCGGTCAAGCCCGCCGAGCGGCCCATGACCACGACGCCCTACGCTCCCTGA